Within the Triplophysa dalaica isolate WHDGS20190420 chromosome 2, ASM1584641v1, whole genome shotgun sequence genome, the region CCTGATACAATGTTTCACCTGCAGCGCCATTATTACAATGTTGATACACTGTTTCACCGATCGCTCAAATACACTCTTTAAACCGGAATCTATGACATAGCGTTGTATTTTTCACCGTTCGTACCGTACGGAGCCTAGAACTGCTGAACGTGGGCCACACTGACAGCCATGTCTCTCTGTTTTATCAACAACGGCTTTGATCACGACACCGCAAGCGCGTTTCCACCTCGCCACGGCACCCGAAAACGCTTGAAACGCGGGATCGATGCGAAGAGCAACACGCTAGCGGAAGTATCTAATATCTCGGATATATTTGCACCGGTTTAAAGATAGCTGTTGGTGATCCTTACCATTCTGTCGGACGGGTCGTCTTCGCCTTGTGCAGAATCTCACGGAAACGGGAGGGCCTGGCGCTGTCGGTGCTGGGCGTTTTTCGACCCGGAATCGGCAAACGGAATGGAGCTTTGCTCTGATTTTGTTCTCGGTCTTTCAGTCGACGGATGACGGATTCACTGCAGTAGCTTCATGAGGTGCGCAGCGGAGGGGAAAGAGGCAGTGGGTTGAGTTTGGTGGTGgtggagagagatagagagagagagcaagattGAGCGAGACGGGGGGAGGTGCGTTAGAACTAAACATCCGGGTATTTCTGCCTATTTCTCTGTATATGCACGAACCGTTGGCCTTACCATTGATCAGATACAAATGGTAAATTTATTCCAGTAATGCGTTCCTTTAATACGTGCTAATTTACTATGTAGTAGGTACATGGCTTGACTTATAAACGTTTAGAATCTTGAGAGATGAATTGGTATTAAATACTATTGCGATTATAGTATAcattgaatatataaatatatgtagcTTTCTCTCATTTTTGCCCTTTCGTAACAAATTGGTGATGTTTTAGATGTTCGTAAGAAAATGTCCTGCAGTTATCTTTTAGTTGAACTTAGTTCGAACATTAACTcgtttttttgtgctttttaataatgaatttattCTCAGAAAAACAActgacaaaaatgacaatatctGCATATGCGACATATTATGTTCTATTGTTGCATTTTGTTagcttttcatttatattttttacttatttgttgatttacttattatttgtatttcttaCTGTCAAACAGTGAAGAAATTCAGGCAACAAGATTTACACGTTTAAAGTCTTACAAAAAGTCAAAGTTTGGCCTAAATGACAccataaaatcaaaacagacATTCAACTGTTTACGTATGCACCACACAAACAATTTAACAAGCAGAATATGAGCGAAAATAGTCATAAATTCAGTAGAGAGCAATAGCTGTTTCACTTTCATCTTTGAATACTTTCTGTCCATATCtgccataaaaaataaatagcattGTAATCCAtacacaacagtaaacaaataattaaacattcaCTCACACTATAGAGCAACAGACACACctcttacaaataaataattgtttttttcagtgctggTTACAAAAGACCACAATATTGACTTATTGGTCTTTACTTTGAAGTactacattatacattttattataagtcATAAATAGCTGATATATGTTCATACAGCACCTTTTCACGCACATGTTTTGGAGAACTGCCCATTTCTAACTGATTGGATTAAATGCAAGCATGAAACAAACTAGAATCTTGCTGGTTCCATTGTAACCATAACAAAGTGGAGTTGTGCGAATCAATTTGGCCTTGTTCCCAAATCCAGTATATATCGCCCATCTTGTTCAGATGTGCTCAAGCATGGtaaggaaaaaatataaaaaagtcaaCTTGACAGAAAACTGAAGGTATAAATGTTCAGATCATGCATGAACAGTGCAACAGATCGGTgcattgattgacaggtgaaaaaaaacactgagagATCTCTTTTTTGGGCCTGTAATATTCACAGCTTGTTTCACTGAGGACCATTTTGCATCTGTGACCCCGTGATGGTTACAGGACATAGTGCTACTGCTGCCGTTGCTTTGGTGCTGTGGTCAGGTTCTACTGAAAGAGCTCTTTGTTTATCCACATTAGGCTGCGGGTCTCATTGGGTTTGGCCTCGTACTCAATGCAGTTGAAGCTGTTGCCGAACTGGCAGTGTTCTCTCTTGTAATAGTTGTAGTATTTCACTTGCCATACTGTCTCAAACAAACCAGCATCTTTGAACTGGGAAAGatagagaaaaatatatataatttcagtAATGTTAATGCAATCATGTACCTTAAAGTAAAagttaaaccaaaataaaaacatgttttgggctgaactatTTCTTCAACACTTTGACATTTTAAGGAcaatctaatgtaatttatggATCCATCAAGATACATGCATGTGAAGAAtgctttcataaaaaataatattttttataatagcCTTCCCTACGGTTGTACACTTAAAGGTTAATATTAGCACAAAACATTTTGGGTATATAGTACACTAAAGACCTATTGTGGTTGGgtacagttaaatgttttattcccATAATAACAAATATACCTTCGCAGTATCTTTTTCGGAAAGTATAGCTTCCTGAATGAGCTTGCAATCCAATATGAAGTTTAACTGTTGTTAAGAGTTTGGTATATATACCGTATACCCTCAACAACCAACTGGCTATCGCTATTTATGCTACATTGACATAAATTATCTACACTAACAGCACCCTAATGCTTACTTCAGCATTTACCAATCTGCATAATTTTTCCTCAAAAATGTCAGTATTCTAATCGTTCAGAAATATCTAAACATAAACCATTTTCAGTTGTTTTTACCTCTATAGAGACCTGCACAGGTTGTCTGTCCCCGCTCTTGGTGTGCGGCACACCCTCCGTGTCGTATGTGCCATGGTAGACGATCTGTTCATCATCTTTGGATTGCTGCTCCAAAGGAAAGCTTTTTCCTCCAATGCCCATTGTGCTGAAATTCGATAACATCAAGAATCGTTATCAGTTTCGGTCTATTATGTATATTTCTCAGATTTGATACACGTCTAAATTGCTTCTTGGTATAAAACAGATTTGATGTACTCGAGACTACGCATCGATCCAGAGGCGTGAATTGATATTCCTATCCTCTTACAGGGCCACAGTTGTACCTTTCGCACTCTCCGCAATAATCGTCTAATCGTCTATCAAAATAGCACAAAGTCAATTTATTTTGAGGTCAATTAGATCTAAATGCACCCAGTTTAGTCGCTAAATAATAGATGTGATGAACCGACTTACGCGGCCTCTGCGTTACCCGGCTTAACGATCACCTCGATTTTGTATTTCGATCCTGTTAGCATTTTGATGGTCCTGCTTTGGCCGAACCTCGTCCCGTCTACTTTGTAAAAGACGGGTCCGTCGTTGGGTTGGATTTTCAATGAAATCGCGATGTTTATTATCGCCGGAACGTCAGCCATGATTGCAAGATAACGGCGGTGAATGTAAGCTACCTCCAGCATTCCCCGTCATTAAAGGGATGGCGGAAGGTCTTTAGGAAGCGCTGGTAAGGGATGTTGTGACGTCTGCGCCATCACACGCATATAGCCAATGCACATACAGCTTCACTAGCTGATGTATATCCTAATGTTTATCATCTGCGTTGAGTAAACAAAGACAGCACAGAATGCCAgtctattgtttatttattagtcTCTTTGCCTTTTCTAGGAAGTTGCATTAAAAGTGTTATAGTGTGGGATCGATCCCTGTCCAAAGTGCTGAAACAGAATAAAAGTCGCGCACGTGTTTCTTGCTTCAAGATTCAGTACTTGACTAAATGCACTAACcactaaatattaaaacaatttatagcCTAAGTAGAATTAAGTAGATTCAATTATGTATGtgttttaataatcattttaatataatttagcCTGGGATGGCAAAATGCTAAAGATGGTTCAATGAAATAAGAGCATGGGTAAATCCATGCAACTCCAGTTACCCATTTCACAGAGTGGCTAGTTCATTGGTAGTTTGGTTTGTTCCAAatagttgtttttaaattgctgcacaaataaatgtaacaattaaacAATCAAACTTCATGTAACTCTTGTAAAATTCCTGGATAAAAGGACTAAAAAGTGTGACATATTGAATACTGTATATTAGCtttcaaaaataacatttcgGGGTTTTAAGTcagaaaaaaattgcaaatcaaataaattaatagaATTATTACTTAtattaaaatctataaaaaagtAACTTTTGTAGATTATTCTActgtacaaaaaacaa harbors:
- the cnrip1a gene encoding CB1 cannabinoid receptor-interacting protein 1a, whose product is MLEVAYIHRRYLAIMADVPAIINIAISLKIQPNDGPVFYKVDGTRFGQSRTIKMLTGSKYKIEVIVKPGNAEAATMGIGGKSFPLEQQSKDDEQIVYHGTYDTEGVPHTKSGDRQPVQVSIEFKDAGLFETVWQVKYYNYYKREHCQFGNSFNCIEYEAKPNETRSLMWINKELFQ